In Ctenopharyngodon idella isolate HZGC_01 chromosome 2, HZGC01, whole genome shotgun sequence, the following are encoded in one genomic region:
- the LOC127506466 gene encoding guanylate-binding protein 2-like isoform X3, with translation MSNSRLTPSPICLVENVNGSLCVCKDATEFLSRIKEPVVVVSVVGLYRTGKSYLMNRLAGQQSGFALGNTIESKTKGIWMWCVPHPKKAGHTLVLLDTEGLGDVDKGDSKNDSWIFCLAVLLSSTLVYNSRGTIDNNAVENLHYVTELAEHIKIRSAEAAEEEEEDSKYVIFFPSFIWVVRDFTLELVIDGKKVTEDEYLEFALQLKKGVNKKASDYNLPRQCIRTYFPSRNCFVFPSPAAPENMTHLESLQEQDLVPDFLDVTGRFCDHIYHKSLVKTLKGGHKVTGKLGRCPVWTMQWLLSQIWRTRQLFKKL, from the exons ATGTCTAATTCCAGACTAACGCCTTCACCCATTTGTTTGGTGGAGAATGTGAACGGATCGCTCTGCGTCTGTAAGGATGCCACTGAGTTCCTGAGTAGGATCAAGGAGCCGGTGGTTGTAGTGTCTGTGGTGGGACTCTACCGTACAGGGAAGTCCTACCTTATGAACCGCCTGGCAGGACAACAGTCAG GCTTTGCTCTCGGTAACACTATTGAGTCGAAAACCAAAGGCATCTGGATGTGGTGTGTCCCTCACCCCAAAAAAGCAGGACACACTCTGGTGCTGCTGGACACAGAGGGACTGGGTGATGTGGACAAG GGAGACTCTAAGAATGACAGCTGGATCTTCTGTCTGGCTGTTCTGCTCAGCAGCACTCTGGTGTACAACAGCCGCGGCACCATCGATAACAATGCAGTGGAAAATCTGCA CTATGTTACTGAGCTCGCTGAGCATATCAAGATCAGATCGGCAGAAGCAgcagaagaggaagaggaggattcAAAATACGTGATTTTCTTCCCATCATTCATCTGGGTCGTTAGAGATTTCACCTTGGAACTGGTAATTGATGGAAAGAAAGTGACTGAGGACGAGTACCTTGAGTTTGCCCTCCAGCTGAAGAAAG GTGTAAATAAGAAAGCCAGCGACTACAACCTGCCCCGTCAATGCATCCGAACCTATTTCCCATCCCGGAACTGTTTTGTGTTCCCATCTCCAGCCGCACCTGAAAACATGACACACTTAGAAAGTTTACAAGAACAGGACCTTGTACCAGATTTTCTGGATGTCACAGGTCGTTTTTGTGACCACATCTATCACAAGAGTTTAGTGAAAACACTGAAAGGAGGACACAAAGTTACTGGCAAAT TGGGAAGGTGCCCTGTCTGGACAATGCAGTGGTTACTCTCGCAAATCTGGAGAACCAGGCAGCTGTTCAAGAAGCTTTGA
- the LOC127506466 gene encoding guanylate-binding protein 2-like isoform X1 codes for MSNSRLTPSPICLVENVNGSLCVCKDATEFLSRIKEPVVVVSVVGLYRTGKSYLMNRLAGQQSGFALGNTIESKTKGIWMWCVPHPKKAGHTLVLLDTEGLGDVDKGDSKNDSWIFCLAVLLSSTLVYNSRGTIDNNAVENLHYVTELAEHIKIRSAEAAEEEEEDSKYVIFFPSFIWVVRDFTLELVIDGKKVTEDEYLEFALQLKKGVNKKASDYNLPRQCIRTYFPSRNCFVFPSPAAPENMTHLESLQEQDLVPDFLDVTGRFCDHIYHKSLVKTLKGGHKVTGKLLGNLVQIYVDTINSGKVPCLDNAVVTLANLENQAAVQEALKVYQSGMEEVKNKFPVSVDDISSEHQKFSRLATAEFMKRSFKDEKGEYLIKLMARY; via the exons ATGTCTAATTCCAGACTAACGCCTTCACCCATTTGTTTGGTGGAGAATGTGAACGGATCGCTCTGCGTCTGTAAGGATGCCACTGAGTTCCTGAGTAGGATCAAGGAGCCGGTGGTTGTAGTGTCTGTGGTGGGACTCTACCGTACAGGGAAGTCCTACCTTATGAACCGCCTGGCAGGACAACAGTCAG GCTTTGCTCTCGGTAACACTATTGAGTCGAAAACCAAAGGCATCTGGATGTGGTGTGTCCCTCACCCCAAAAAAGCAGGACACACTCTGGTGCTGCTGGACACAGAGGGACTGGGTGATGTGGACAAG GGAGACTCTAAGAATGACAGCTGGATCTTCTGTCTGGCTGTTCTGCTCAGCAGCACTCTGGTGTACAACAGCCGCGGCACCATCGATAACAATGCAGTGGAAAATCTGCA CTATGTTACTGAGCTCGCTGAGCATATCAAGATCAGATCGGCAGAAGCAgcagaagaggaagaggaggattcAAAATACGTGATTTTCTTCCCATCATTCATCTGGGTCGTTAGAGATTTCACCTTGGAACTGGTAATTGATGGAAAGAAAGTGACTGAGGACGAGTACCTTGAGTTTGCCCTCCAGCTGAAGAAAG GTGTAAATAAGAAAGCCAGCGACTACAACCTGCCCCGTCAATGCATCCGAACCTATTTCCCATCCCGGAACTGTTTTGTGTTCCCATCTCCAGCCGCACCTGAAAACATGACACACTTAGAAAGTTTACAAGAACAGGACCTTGTACCAGATTTTCTGGATGTCACAGGTCGTTTTTGTGACCACATCTATCACAAGAGTTTAGTGAAAACACTGAAAGGAGGACACAAAGTTACTGGCAAAT TGCTCGGGAATCTGGTGCAGATTTATGTGGATACAATCAACAGTGGGAAGGTGCCCTGTCTGGACAATGCAGTGGTTACTCTCGCAAATCTGGAGAACCAGGCAGCTGTTCAAGAAGCTTTGAAAGTGTATCAGAGTGGGATGGAAGAG GTGAAGAACAAGTTCCCAGTAAGTGTGGATGATATTTCCTCAGAGCACCAGAAGTTCAGCAGACTGGCCACCGCCGAGTTCATGAAACGCTCCTTTAAAGATGAAAAAGGAGAATACCTAATAAAACTGATG GCCAGGTATTGA
- the LOC127506380 gene encoding guanylate-binding protein 1-like, translating to MACGGFMSAPVCLIENDENGKLCVKKQAKDILDGIKEPVVVVSVVGLYRTGKSYIMNRLAGQQSGFALGSTIESKTKGIWMWCVPHPSKKGHTLVLLDTEGLGDVEKGDEKHDTWIFCLAVLLSSTLVYNSSGVIDNMALEKLHYVTELTENIRVKAEASQDEDQSADFMRVFPSFVWAVRDFTLELKKGDDQITSDEYLESALKLKTGSSAQTERYNLPRRCLRHFFAVRKCFVFPRPASTQNMRRMEELEENDLDPEFLEQAKSFCRYIYDNAEPKIISGGRIITGTALGNLAEVYIEAIRSGKVPCLENAVVSLAKIQNVRAVEQALEFYMTEMLSMAQLPMDPEDLSNIHTVAEKKATEVFITMSFNDNDQIYQQELMGKIHNEYQDMCQQNHEASLMQCEEVLREVFDTLEKGISDGLYLKTGGYRQYRDMLRQLAEEYRAKTQSHIMCEEVLSMYLKAKEDVGNMILQADQSLSAAEQEKEVQRLKNEILEQRQRGLEEQNRLQEQAFQDMQRTHDEHVNQIIHQMEREHERMRRDNERVLEAKLREKETLLEQGFQKEAARMQSEIDSLKTDMNKQETSQPSTTSKVMDIVGTAASLFLPGFVPKVAGFGLSLLSKRF from the exons ATGGCGTGTGGCGGGTTCATGTCCGCTCCGGTGtgtcttattgaaaatgatGAAAATGGGAAGctgtgtgttaagaaacaggcGAAAGACATTCTGGATGGGATCAAGGAGCCGGTGGTTGTGGTGTCTGTAGTGGGACTCTACCGTACGGGGAAGTCCTATATTATGAACCGCCTGGCAGGACAACAGTCCG GTTTTGCTCTTGGCAGCACTATTGAGTCAAAGACCAAAGGCATCTGGATGTGGTGTGTCCCTCACCCCAGTAAAAAAGGACATACTCTGGTGCTGCTGGACACAGAGGGACTTGGTGACGTGGAGAAG GGGGATGAGAAACATGACACGTGGATCTTCTGTCTGGCTGTTCTTCTCAGCAGCACTCTAGTGTACAACAGCTCTGGGGTCATTGACAACATGGCACTGGAAAAGCTGCA CTACGTTACAGAGCTGACGGAGAACATTCGTGTGAAGGCAGAAGCAAGTCAAGATGAGGACCAGTCGGCAGATTTCATGCGTGTTTTCCCATCATTTGTCTGGGCTGTTCGTGACTTCACTCTGGAACTGAAAAAGGGTGATGACCAAATAACATCAGATGAGTATCTGGAGAGTGCATTGAAACTCAAAACAG GTAGCTCAGCTCAGACTGAGCGGTATAACCTGCCCCGCCGCTGTCTGCGTCATTTCTTTGCGGTGAGAAAGTGCTTTGTGTTCCCTCGGCCGGCTAGTACACAAAACATGAGAAGAATGGAGGAACTGGAAGAGAACGATCTGGATCCAGAGTTCCTTGAGCAGGCAAAATCTTTTTGCCGTTACATTTACGACAATGCAGAGCCAAAAATCATCAGCGGAGGCCGTATTATTACTGGAACAG CCCTGGGGAATCTTGCTGAGGTTTACATAGAGGCGATCCGCAGCGGGAAGGTTCCATGTCTGGAGAACGCAGTCGTGTCTCTGGCTAAGATCCAGAATGTCCGTGCAGTGGAACAGGCTCTGGAGTTCTACATGACCGAGATGCTCAGCATGGCTCAGCTTCCTATGGACCCTGAAGATCTGTCCAACATCCACACAGTCGCAGAAAAGAAGGCCACTGAAGTTTTCATCACCATGTCCTTCAATGACAATGACCAGATCTACCAACAAGAGCTCATG GGGAAGATTCATAATGAATATCAAGACATGTGCCAGCAGAATCATGAAGCGTCTCTCATGCAGTGTGAGGAGGTTTTGCGTGAGGTGTTCGATACACTGGAAAAAGGCATTTCTGATGGATTATACCTGAAAACTGGAGGATACCGACAGTACAGAGACATGCTTAGACAGCTGGCTGAGGAGTACAGAGCAAAAACACAGTCACACATAATG TGCGAGGAAGTGTTGAGTATGTATTTGAAAGCAAAGGAAGATGTTGGAAATATGATTCTACAAGCTGACCAATCTCTCAGTGCGGCGGAACAGGAAAAAGAGG TGCAGAGATTAAAGAATGAAATCCTAGAGCAGCGACAAAGAGGCCTAGAGGAACAGAACCGGTTACAGGAGCAGGCCTTTCAAGACATGCAGAGAACCCATGATGAGCATGTGAATCAGATCATTCATCAGATGGAGAGAGAGCACGAGAGAATGAGGAGAGACAATGAACGAGTCCTGGAAGCCAAACTGAGG GAGAAGGAAACTCTTCTAGAGCAGGGCTTCCAGAAGGAGGCTGCCCGGATGCAGAGCGAGATTGACAGCCTGAAAACAGACATGAATAAACAGGAGACGTCCCAACCCTCCACAACGAGCAAGGTTATGGATATAGTCGGCACTGCGGCAAGTTTGTTCTTGCCAGGCTTTGTCCCAAAAGTAGCTGGTTTTGGTCTGTCCTTGCTCTCAAAACGGTTTTGA
- the LOC127506466 gene encoding guanylate-binding protein 2-like isoform X2, with protein MSNSRLTPSPICLVENVNGSLCVCKDATEFLSRIKEPVVVVSVVGLYRTGKSYLMNRLAGQQSGFALGNTIESKTKGIWMWCVPHPKKAGHTLVLLDTEGLGDVDKGDSKNDSWIFCLAVLLSSTLVYNSRGTIDNNAVENLHYVTELAEHIKIRSAEAAEEEEEDSKYVIFFPSFIWVVRDFTLELVIDGKKVTEDEYLEFALQLKKGVNKKASDYNLPRQCIRTYFPSRNCFVFPSPAAPENMTHLESLQEQDLVPDFLDVTGRFCDHIYHKSLVKTLKGGHKVTGKLCVVSARESGADLCGYNQQWEGALSGQCSGYSRKSGEPGSCSRSFESVSEWDGRGEEQVPSKCG; from the exons ATGTCTAATTCCAGACTAACGCCTTCACCCATTTGTTTGGTGGAGAATGTGAACGGATCGCTCTGCGTCTGTAAGGATGCCACTGAGTTCCTGAGTAGGATCAAGGAGCCGGTGGTTGTAGTGTCTGTGGTGGGACTCTACCGTACAGGGAAGTCCTACCTTATGAACCGCCTGGCAGGACAACAGTCAG GCTTTGCTCTCGGTAACACTATTGAGTCGAAAACCAAAGGCATCTGGATGTGGTGTGTCCCTCACCCCAAAAAAGCAGGACACACTCTGGTGCTGCTGGACACAGAGGGACTGGGTGATGTGGACAAG GGAGACTCTAAGAATGACAGCTGGATCTTCTGTCTGGCTGTTCTGCTCAGCAGCACTCTGGTGTACAACAGCCGCGGCACCATCGATAACAATGCAGTGGAAAATCTGCA CTATGTTACTGAGCTCGCTGAGCATATCAAGATCAGATCGGCAGAAGCAgcagaagaggaagaggaggattcAAAATACGTGATTTTCTTCCCATCATTCATCTGGGTCGTTAGAGATTTCACCTTGGAACTGGTAATTGATGGAAAGAAAGTGACTGAGGACGAGTACCTTGAGTTTGCCCTCCAGCTGAAGAAAG GTGTAAATAAGAAAGCCAGCGACTACAACCTGCCCCGTCAATGCATCCGAACCTATTTCCCATCCCGGAACTGTTTTGTGTTCCCATCTCCAGCCGCACCTGAAAACATGACACACTTAGAAAGTTTACAAGAACAGGACCTTGTACCAGATTTTCTGGATGTCACAGGTCGTTTTTGTGACCACATCTATCACAAGAGTTTAGTGAAAACACTGAAAGGAGGACACAAAGTTACTGGCAAAT tgtgtGTTGTCAGTGCTCGGGAATCTGGTGCAGATTTATGTGGATACAATCAACAGTGGGAAGGTGCCCTGTCTGGACAATGCAGTGGTTACTCTCGCAAATCTGGAGAACCAGGCAGCTGTTCAAGAAGCTTTGAAAGTGTATCAGAGTGGGATGGAAGAG GTGAAGAACAAGTTCCCAGTAAGTGTGGATGA